In Silene latifolia isolate original U9 population chromosome X, ASM4854445v1, whole genome shotgun sequence, the following proteins share a genomic window:
- the LOC141623698 gene encoding F-box/kelch-repeat protein SKIP11-like has translation MLEGRSFLVSRTLPSSLEQENKWTYTTCRVGAEVSNGKRPFELDLEEEGGLRKASKVSDHEENLPRAQFDRLSLTLAAPIDHAYNQRQSSDQADTSSLIPPIGRDLTINCLLQCSRADYGSLASLNRSFRSLIKSGEMYRIRQQNKVIEHWVYFSCRLLEWVAFDPVTQRWMQLPRMNSNECFMCSDKESLAVGTELLVFGKDLMSHVIYNYSILTNSWSSGMSMNSPRCLFGSASLGEIAIFAGGCDSQGNILSSAELYDSEKQTWVTLPSMSKPRKMCSGVFMDGKFYVIGGIGGSSGRALSCGEEFDLKTRTWKEIPHMSPGNHGSSPGNGMPSPAEAPPLVAVVNNELYAADYADMEVKKYSKETRVWITVGRLPERAGSMNGWGLAFRACGERVIVIGGPRGQGEGIIEVNSWVPSEGPPEWRLLGRKQCGSFVYNCAVMGC, from the coding sequence ATGTTGGAGGGGAGATCTTTCTTGGTTTCAAGAACATTGCCTAGCTCTCTTGAGCAAGAAAATAAGTGGACTTACACGACTTGCCGAGTAGGAGCTGAAGTTTCCAATGGAAAACGTCCTTTTGAGCTTGATCTCGAAGAGGAAGGGGGGTTAAGGAAAGCATCGAAGGTGTCTGACCATGAGGAAAACCTCCCTAGAGCTCAATTTGACAGGCTCTCATTGACTCTTGCTGCCCCGATTGACCATGCTTATAATCAACGTCAATCAAGCGATCAAGCAGACACTAGCTCTCTAATTCCCCCTATAGGCCGTGACTTGACCATTAATTGCCTCCTCCAATGCTCGAGGGCCGATTATGGATCTCTTGCCTCTTTGAACCGGAGTTTCCGGTCATTGATCAAGAGCGGTGAAATGTATAGAATAAGGCAACAGAACAAGGTGATTGAGCACTGGGTCTACTTCTCTTGCCGCCTCCTTGAATGGGTGGCATTTGATCCAGTTACTCAACGTTGGATGCAATTACCTAGGATGAATTCCAACGAATGTTTTATGTGCTCTGATAAGGAGTCCTTGGCTGTTGGCACTGAACTTCTTGTATTTGGGAAGGATTTGATGTCCCATGTGATATATAACTATAGTATCTTGACAAACTCATGGTCATCCGGTATGAGCATGAATTCTCCTAGGTGTTTATTCGGGTCAGCAAGCCTTGGTGAGATTGCAATCTTTGCTGGTGGTTGTGACTCCCAGGGCAACATTCTAAGCTCTGCCGAGCTTTATGATTCCGAGAAGCAAACTTGGGTAACTCTTCCTAGCATGAGTAAACCTAGGAAGATGTGCTCCGGTGTTTTTATGGATGGCAAGTTCTATGTGATCGGTGGGATTGGGGGCAGTTCTGGCAGGGCATTATCTTGTGGCGAAGAGTTTGATCTGAAGACGAGAACCTGGAAGGAGATTCCTCACATGTCACCCGGGAACCATGGGTCTTCCCCCGGGAATGGCATGCCTTCTCCGGCTGAAGCTCCACCGTTGGTCGCTGTTGTAAATAATGAATTATATGCCGCTGACTATGCTGACATGGAGGTGAAGAAATATAGTAAAGAGACAAGGGTGTGGATCACAGTGGGGAGGTTGCCTGAACGTGCTGGGTCAATGAATGGATGGGGCCTCGCTTTTAGGGCCTGTGGTGAACGGGTGATTGTCATTGGTGGACCCAGAGGTCAAGGTGAAGGAATCATAGAGGTTAACTCATGGGTGCCTAGTGAAGGCCCTCCTGAATGGCGCCTTTTGGGAAGGAAGCAGTGTGGGAGTTTTGTCTATAATTGTGCGGTCATGGGTTGCTAA